From one Formosa sediminum genomic stretch:
- a CDS encoding cbb3-type cytochrome c oxidase N-terminal domain-containing protein: MKKLIPSYIRVPVLFFLIAGLVEYFVDSGNEPAFIKYPIVLVFLLLVLVVIISIEGIVTALDNILYQSLDEAGKARYIANRTKTPKFIQKIKDLYIKSLGQKPISQESEIILDHNYDGIRELDNSLPPWWKYAFYVSIVFAIVYMLKYEVFNGDSQIDEYETELADAKIAIEEYKKTAKDLVDANTVTLLTDASDLNAGKSIFQTNCVACHMADGGGGIGPNLTDDHWILGGGIKNVFHTISEGGRDGKGMIAWKQSLKPAQIAQVASYVLSLQGTTPAKPKEAEGEIWVEEVAAE; encoded by the coding sequence ATGAAAAAACTCATACCATCTTACATAAGAGTACCTGTACTATTCTTTTTAATAGCGGGATTAGTTGAATATTTTGTAGACTCTGGGAACGAACCTGCATTTATAAAATATCCAATTGTATTGGTGTTTTTACTGTTAGTTTTAGTGGTTATTATTTCTATAGAAGGTATAGTAACTGCTTTAGATAATATTTTATACCAAAGTTTAGACGAAGCAGGTAAAGCTCGATACATAGCTAATAGAACTAAAACACCTAAATTCATTCAGAAAATAAAAGATTTATATATTAAATCTCTTGGACAAAAACCAATTTCTCAGGAAAGTGAAATTATTCTAGACCATAATTACGATGGTATACGCGAATTAGACAATTCACTTCCACCATGGTGGAAATATGCTTTTTATGTATCTATAGTTTTTGCTATCGTTTATATGCTTAAATACGAAGTGTTTAATGGCGATTCACAAATAGATGAATATGAAACAGAACTTGCTGATGCTAAAATTGCAATTGAAGAATATAAAAAAACAGCTAAAGATTTAGTTGATGCTAATACCGTTACATTATTAACTGATGCTTCAGATTTAAACGCAGGAAAATCAATATTTCAAACCAATTGTGTAGCCTGTCACATGGCAGATGGTGGTGGCGGAATTGGACCAAACCTGACAGACGATCATTGGATTTTAGGTGGAGGTATTAAAAATGTATTCCATACAATTAGCGAAGGTGGTCGTGACGGGAAAGGTATGATTGCTTGGAAACAAAGTTTAAAACCTGCACAGATTGCTCAAGTGGCTAGTTACGTTTTAAGTTTACAAGGTACAACACCTGCTAAACCTAAAGAAGCCGAAGGTGAAATATGGGTAGAAGAAGTTGCTGCTGAATAA
- a CDS encoding CcoQ/FixQ family Cbb3-type cytochrome c oxidase assembly chaperone, with the protein MLSYVKNYMDSISGIEIYPILSLLIFFSFFVILFWWVITAKKDYINTVSNLPFENDNHQNETTL; encoded by the coding sequence ATGTTAAGCTACGTAAAAAACTATATGGACAGTATCTCGGGTATAGAAATATACCCAATACTCTCATTATTAATATTTTTCAGTTTTTTTGTTATATTATTTTGGTGGGTAATTACTGCTAAAAAAGACTATATCAATACCGTAAGCAATCTGCCTTTTGAAAACGATAACCACCAAAACGAAACCACATTATGA
- the ccoN gene encoding cytochrome-c oxidase, cbb3-type subunit I, with protein sequence MEIQQFYYDNKIVKKFIYATIFWGVIGMAVGLLLAFFFLFPNLTDGISWLSFGRLRPLHTNAVIFAFVGNAIFAGVYYSSQRLLKARMASDTLSAINFWGWQLIIVAAAITLPLGFTSSKEYAELEWPIDIAIALVWVVFGWNLIATILKRRQRHLYVAIWFYIATFVTVAVLHIFNSLELPVNMLKSYSVYAGVQDALVQWWYGHNAVAFFLTTPFLGLMYYFVPKAANRPVYSYKLSIVHFWSLIFIYIWAGPHHLLYTALPEWAQNLGVAFSVMLLMPSWGGMINGLLTLRGAWDKVRTDPVLKFMVVAITGYGMATFEGPMLSLKSVNAIGHFTDWIIAHVHVGALAWNGFLTFGMIYWLVPRLFKTKLYSLKLANVHFWIGTLGIVMYALPLYVAGFLQASMWKQFNPDGTLVYGNFLETVTEIIPMYAMRAIGGTLYLVGLLVLVYNIYATIKQGSAVTDELAEAPALERVSKRRLAGEGFHTWLERKPIQLTILATIAILIGGIIQIVPTIMVKSNIPTISSVKPYTPLELEGRDIYIREGCVSCHSQMIRPFRSEVERYGEYSKAGEYVYDHPFLWGSKRTGPDLHRVGGKYSDNWHLNHMYDPQSTSSGSIMPAYQWIVRDELDKSETENKMEVMVALGVPYSEEDIANAQQSMLEQGTAIEKNLYSDPDFAETYENDKKAAAASGAEFVEMKNREIVALIAYLQRLGTDIKVSNVE encoded by the coding sequence ATGGAAATACAACAATTTTACTACGATAATAAAATCGTTAAAAAATTCATTTACGCTACAATATTTTGGGGTGTAATTGGAATGGCTGTAGGACTACTACTCGCCTTCTTCTTTCTTTTTCCTAATCTAACCGATGGCATTTCATGGTTAAGTTTTGGACGTTTAAGACCTTTACACACCAATGCTGTTATTTTTGCTTTTGTTGGAAACGCCATTTTTGCAGGAGTGTATTATTCGTCACAACGTTTACTTAAAGCAAGAATGGCAAGTGATACATTAAGTGCTATAAATTTTTGGGGGTGGCAACTTATTATTGTTGCGGCAGCAATCACTTTACCTTTAGGATTTACTTCATCTAAAGAATACGCAGAGTTAGAATGGCCTATAGATATTGCTATTGCATTAGTATGGGTTGTATTTGGATGGAACTTAATTGCAACCATATTAAAACGTAGACAACGCCACTTATATGTAGCGATATGGTTTTACATTGCTACCTTTGTTACTGTAGCTGTTTTACACATATTTAATAGTTTAGAATTACCTGTAAATATGTTAAAAAGTTACTCTGTATATGCGGGTGTTCAAGATGCCTTAGTACAATGGTGGTACGGTCACAATGCCGTAGCATTCTTTTTAACTACACCATTCTTAGGGTTAATGTATTACTTTGTCCCTAAAGCGGCTAACAGACCAGTATATTCATATAAATTATCAATAGTACACTTTTGGTCATTAATTTTTATTTACATCTGGGCTGGACCTCACCACTTATTATATACCGCTTTACCAGAATGGGCACAAAACTTAGGAGTAGCCTTCTCTGTAATGTTATTAATGCCATCTTGGGGAGGTATGATAAACGGATTATTAACCTTACGTGGTGCTTGGGATAAAGTAAGAACAGATCCTGTTTTAAAATTTATGGTAGTAGCTATAACAGGCTATGGTATGGCTACGTTTGAAGGTCCAATGTTATCTCTTAAAAGTGTAAATGCCATAGGACACTTTACCGATTGGATTATTGCACACGTACACGTTGGTGCTTTAGCATGGAATGGATTTTTAACGTTCGGTATGATTTATTGGTTAGTTCCGAGGTTATTTAAGACAAAATTGTACTCATTAAAACTTGCAAATGTACATTTCTGGATTGGAACTTTAGGGATCGTAATGTATGCACTTCCTTTATATGTTGCTGGATTTTTACAAGCTAGTATGTGGAAACAATTTAATCCAGACGGTACATTAGTTTACGGTAACTTCTTAGAAACTGTTACTGAAATCATTCCAATGTATGCTATGCGTGCTATTGGTGGTACTTTATATTTAGTTGGTTTATTAGTTTTAGTTTACAATATTTATGCAACAATTAAACAAGGTTCTGCAGTAACAGACGAATTGGCAGAAGCACCAGCTTTAGAGCGTGTATCTAAAAGACGACTTGCAGGTGAAGGATTTCATACATGGTTAGAGCGTAAACCTATACAATTAACCATTTTAGCAACTATAGCCATTTTAATTGGAGGTATAATTCAAATTGTACCCACTATAATGGTTAAATCTAATATTCCAACTATAAGCAGTGTAAAACCATATACACCTTTAGAATTAGAAGGTAGAGATATTTACATTCGTGAAGGTTGTGTAAGTTGTCATTCACAAATGATTAGACCCTTTAGAAGTGAAGTTGAACGCTATGGAGAGTACTCTAAAGCTGGAGAATATGTATACGATCATCCCTTCTTATGGGGAAGTAAACGTACTGGACCAGATTTACACCGCGTTGGTGGTAAATACTCAGACAACTGGCACTTAAATCATATGTACGATCCACAAAGTACGTCTAGTGGCTCTATAATGCCAGCTTATCAGTGGATCGTAAGAGACGAATTAGATAAATCTGAAACAGAAAACAAAATGGAAGTTATGGTAGCCTTAGGTGTACCATATTCTGAAGAAGATATAGCTAATGCACAACAAAGTATGCTAGAACAAGGAACAGCTATCGAAAAGAATTTATACAGTGATCCTGATTTTGCTGAAACATACGAAAACGACAAAAAAGCTGCCGCAGCAAGTGGTGCTGAATTTGTTGAAATGAAAAATCGTGAAATAGTAGCACTTATAGCTTATTTACAACGATTAGGTACAGATATTAAAGTAAGCAATGTAGAATAA
- the ccoS gene encoding cbb3-type cytochrome oxidase assembly protein CcoS — MSVIYILLGVSVIVALIFFVAFIIAVKNGQYDDSYTPSVRMLFEDELIKDKTDKTILTKKE, encoded by the coding sequence ATGAGTGTAATTTATATATTATTAGGAGTTAGCGTTATTGTTGCATTAATCTTTTTTGTTGCTTTTATTATTGCAGTAAAAAACGGTCAATACGACGATAGTTACACACCCTCTGTCCGCATGCTATTTGAAGACGAATTAATAAAAGATAAAACCGATAAAACCATACTAACCAAAAAAGAATAA
- a CDS encoding heavy metal translocating P-type ATPase, with protein sequence MVKNSEYKSCYHCGNICDTVEIDYDNKVFCCHGCKTVYEIFSESNLTAYYDIEKSPGARPKVNEGKFDFLKDQQILDKLLEFNNDSIQIATLYIPHIHCSSCIWILENLHKLNPKITSSQVNFNKKTVRITYQSQTCTLKEIVILLSNIGYEPYISLDDYSDSKKQINRSIIYKLGIAGFAFGNVMFLSFPEYFEVNEYWLDHYKPLFRWLMFAFSLPVVFYAAQDYFISAFKGLRAKILNIDVPITIGILVLFIRSTIEITFDIGQGFFDSLTGLVFFLLLGKFFQQKTYSFLSFERDYKSYFPIAVTKIVSETEEIPIQIYDIKKGDRLLIRNEELIPVDGILIKGHASIDYSFVTGESEAIDKISGDKIFAGGKQTSGSIEMEALKAVKQSYLTQLWSHDIFNKNKEEAFVNLTNNISKHFTISILTIALVATTFWLFYDANKAMNVFTAVLIIACPCALALAAPFTFGNMLRIFGKHKLYLKNASVIEQLAAINTIIFDKTGTITSNKKSTATYHGEPLTDGEERLLKNTLRGSNHPLSRTLYDILKANDIVTLDAFEEHIGHGVQATLHDMNIKVGSAGFVGKFESEKSLQTSVHISSNNTYKGKYTFYNSYRTGLSKLFNQLKKHYDLAILSGDNEGELNNLKKILPTKTKLLFNQKPEDKLEYIKYHQTEGAKVLMLGDGLNDSGALAQSEVGIALSENINIFSPACDGIMDATVFHKLEQFLIASKKAIQIIKWSFLLSLIYNLIGLYFAVTGQLAPVVAAILMPLSSISIVVFTTVATNWISRKLV encoded by the coding sequence TTAACTGCATACTACGACATAGAGAAATCTCCTGGTGCTAGACCAAAAGTTAACGAAGGTAAATTTGATTTTTTAAAGGACCAACAAATTTTAGATAAGTTACTAGAATTTAATAATGATAGCATACAAATAGCAACATTATATATTCCACATATTCACTGTAGCTCTTGTATTTGGATTTTAGAAAACTTACATAAACTAAACCCAAAAATTACCAGTTCTCAGGTAAATTTTAATAAAAAGACCGTACGTATAACCTACCAATCTCAAACCTGTACACTTAAAGAAATTGTTATATTATTAAGCAATATAGGTTACGAGCCCTATATTAGTTTAGATGATTATAGTGATAGTAAAAAGCAAATAAATCGCTCTATTATTTATAAACTAGGTATCGCTGGTTTTGCGTTTGGCAACGTAATGTTTTTGTCTTTTCCAGAATATTTTGAAGTTAACGAGTATTGGCTAGACCATTACAAGCCACTTTTTAGATGGCTCATGTTTGCATTTTCACTTCCTGTAGTGTTTTATGCCGCTCAAGATTATTTTATCTCGGCTTTTAAAGGATTACGTGCAAAAATTTTAAACATAGATGTCCCAATTACTATAGGAATACTTGTACTTTTTATACGCAGTACTATTGAAATTACTTTTGATATTGGTCAAGGGTTCTTTGATAGTTTAACAGGTTTGGTCTTCTTCTTGCTATTAGGAAAGTTTTTTCAGCAAAAAACCTATTCATTTTTATCCTTTGAGCGCGATTATAAATCGTACTTTCCCATTGCAGTTACAAAAATTGTTTCGGAGACCGAGGAAATTCCTATTCAAATTTACGATATAAAAAAAGGTGATCGTTTATTGATAAGAAATGAGGAATTAATTCCTGTAGATGGTATTTTAATTAAAGGTCACGCCTCTATCGATTATAGTTTTGTGACTGGCGAATCTGAAGCTATAGATAAAATCTCTGGAGACAAAATTTTTGCTGGTGGTAAACAAACTTCTGGCAGTATAGAAATGGAAGCCTTAAAAGCGGTTAAACAAAGTTATCTTACTCAGCTTTGGAGCCACGATATTTTTAATAAAAACAAAGAAGAAGCTTTTGTTAATTTAACTAATAATATTAGTAAGCATTTTACCATTTCTATATTAACTATAGCCTTGGTAGCAACAACATTTTGGTTATTTTACGATGCTAATAAGGCAATGAATGTGTTTACTGCTGTTTTAATTATAGCCTGCCCATGTGCCCTAGCTTTAGCTGCACCTTTTACATTTGGAAACATGCTTCGTATTTTTGGTAAGCATAAACTCTATTTAAAAAACGCAAGTGTAATAGAACAACTAGCAGCTATAAACACTATTATATTTGATAAAACAGGAACCATTACATCCAATAAAAAAAGTACTGCAACTTATCACGGTGAGCCTTTAACTGATGGTGAAGAGCGTTTGTTAAAAAACACATTAAGAGGTTCAAATCACCCATTAAGCCGGACATTATACGACATTTTAAAAGCTAATGATATCGTGACCTTAGATGCTTTTGAAGAACATATCGGACACGGTGTTCAAGCCACATTACACGATATGAATATTAAAGTAGGTTCTGCTGGTTTTGTTGGAAAATTTGAATCTGAAAAATCCTTACAAACAAGTGTACACATAAGTAGTAATAACACCTATAAAGGAAAATATACATTTTATAATAGCTATAGAACAGGACTATCTAAATTATTTAATCAATTAAAAAAACATTACGATCTAGCGATTTTATCTGGCGATAATGAAGGTGAATTAAATAATTTAAAAAAAATACTTCCTACTAAAACAAAGCTTCTATTTAACCAAAAGCCTGAAGACAAGTTAGAATATATAAAATACCATCAAACCGAAGGCGCCAAAGTATTAATGCTTGGCGATGGCCTAAATGATTCTGGGGCTTTAGCACAAAGTGAAGTAGGAATAGCATTATCTGAAAACATCAATATTTTCTCTCCTGCTTGCGATGGCATTATGGATGCGACAGTATTTCATAAATTAGAACAATTCTTAATAGCTTCTAAAAAAGCAATTCAAATAATTAAATGGAGTTTTTTATTATCTTTAATATACAATTTAATTGGGCTCTATTTTGCTGTAACTGGGCAACTTGCACCCGTTGTAGCAGCTATATTAATGCCTTTAAGCTCCATTAGCATTGTAGTTTTTACTACAGTAGCTACAAACTGGATAAGCAGGAAGTTAGTATAG